The stretch of DNA TTCCCTCTCCCAAAGGCTCTACCTTTGTCTAGGACTAGCTAGACAGTGGCCCTGCCAATAAACTACATTTTAACCCATAAATTGTAGTTAACATTAGCTCTAGGCCGTCATACTGTCATGATAAGGGCACAGTTTAAAATGAACTATAGATTTAAATTCTTTCTGGCTTGGCACAGAAAATTATATGTAGAGCACTACTGGGCCACCAGAGGTACCCATGTCTAGGACAGTAACTATAGGGAGCAGCTCTATGGAGCCTGTatcataaataaaaacctttaggtatacaaaaaacaattatCCTAGCCTGGATACTTGCAGCTAAATCTGACAgtgaagctgggggggggggcggaatgGCTCTTCTGCGATCGTACATGTGCAGTACAGCAGCACAGCCTGAACATGACCCAATGCCCAAGGTAAGGGGACAGGCTGAGGTCAGTTGCCTATGGCAGCTCAGGACCTAAATTCAGCCTGAAACAGTAAGCAAATAAGCAATACCTTCCAGTATCTGATTTATTGAACGTCTACAAGACAGACAAAACTAATGCCTTATTATATATAGGTTTTATTTTATCTTCAAAGAGAAATTAGTACATTTAATTGATTCtcagcaaaaacaaaaatctaagtccagaaaataaaatttaaaaataacaaatacccCATATACATAATGAAagtattttcagaaaaaaacattaatttctgcattttgctttGTCAGTGTGAGTGAGAGATGCCATACTGCTTGTCTTATCAGTCGAATTGTGCTTAGACTCAGAATATAGAATAACAGAATATTATTGTCTATTAATGATATATTTTCAAGAAAACAGAATACAACATTCAGTTATAAATCAGGTATATTCCCTCTATGCATGAGCTAACAGATCACTAAACTATGTAGACAGACAAATGCACACAAAGGCAATTTATAATTCTCTACCTACTAAGATTGCTTTTTTTACTGGTATTTTTTGCAAGTTCCAAACTCAGCTGTGACTTTATGTCTTCTCAGACTGTTAAAAGCCTCACATcattgaaaaagaaaaagaagaaggagCCCAGTCAAGTAAAGGGTTATGAAGAAGTCTCTATAGAAGCTCACAAAGGTGCAGAAATATCTGTTGGCAGTATGGATATTCCACCTGTCGATGTGGAGTTTTCATTTCCCAAGTTCTCAAAGTTGATAAAAACCAAGGGTGCAGTGGAGACTACTACTGACATCAAAAGTGCAGAGGTTTCTGCTAAGATATCCACAGCAGAAGAGAAACGATTGAAAATAAAATTCCCTAGGCTTAGAGTGAAAGATGCAGCTTCGGGGGTCAAGGTGACAGCAACAAAAGCCAGTACTGCagtagaagaaaaagaaaaggagacCTCTAAATTTGGATTTTCTGTTCCTAAAATTGGAAAACCAAAAGTAGATGTGGTGGTGCCAAAGACAGAAGTAGAACTTTCTCCACCAAAACTAGAAATGGAAGGAAAAATGATTAAGGCTCCACAAGTTGAAATAGATATTCCACTACCATCAGGGAAGGCTGAAACTTCAGATATTTCTGCCACTGAAAGAGTGAAAATGGCCATATTAAACACCACAGCTACAATTCCAGATATTGAAATTAATGTCCCTACATCTCAAGTTGAAGTCGAAGCTCGTACAGGAAAGCTTGGCACACCACAAATTTCAAATATTGCCATATGTTTACCTAGTCTTGAAAAAGAATCCTATGTGGCTATTGAGGGAGTATCCAAGGCAGAAATAAAACTTCCTTCTGTTGAAATAGCTACACCAAAGCTTGATGAATTTACCCTGACTAAAACTGAAGGCAAAGCTAAAGCTGAGCCATCTGATTCAGGTAAAATATTTCAAATCAAAATCCCACATATAGGTCTGCCATCAAAATCTCCTGAAGATGATTTGGACACTAAGAAACATGATCAGAAGAAACCTTCTGAGGACAAATTTAAAATGCCTTCTATGAAATGTCCAGAAATTGGTTCTATTGTATCTAAAGGAAAAGTTGAAGGGGATATTTCAGAAAAGAAACCTGCTATGAAATTACCCTCTCTTGACATTTCTGCTCCTAAAGTGGACTTTGATATAAATATTCCTAAAGGAAAATTGGATTCAGAAATCCACATAGGACTAGATGCTGCAGCTCCTGCAATTCCTGATGTAACTTTAAAAATGCCCACAATAACCCCCTCTAAAACAGGAATGAAGGTTAGAGAAGCATATACTGAATCACCTAAACTCAAAActggaaaaatgcaggctgaTATTAAAACAGGGACAACTGAATCAGAAAGTTCATTAGAAATTCCAGATGTGACACTACAAATGCCCAAAATAAGCATTCCTTTTCTTGGAACAAAGGCAGAAACTGAACCACCCCATGCAGAAGTGAAAACAGGAAAAATTGCTGGGGAAAGTCCAGATATCAAATTGAAAGGACCAAAAATCAAATTACCTAGTTTTGGAATATCTTTGTCCAAAGAAAAATCTGATATATCTCTTCCTGAAAAGCATATTTCAGAGAAAGAATTTGAGACTGAAACAGAGGGAAAACCAAAAATCCCTCTAATTAAGGTGCCATCTGTTGATATTTCCTTGCCTAAAGTCCCAGATATTCATTTAGTGAAACATGATGTTACGCTACCTACATTCAAAACGGATATAAAGGCTCCTGAGATTGAAGTTCCGGAGGGTGGGGAGTTGCAgttaaaaatgccaaaaatatCCATACCTAAGTTTGACCTGTCAGCAAAGGTTGAAAAACCTCTGTCTTCTTCTCCAAAAGTGGCAAAGCATGATAAAAAGACAGATACAAAGATTTCAGAAGTGGACCTTGCCGCGAAGGGAGACAAAATGACTTTCTCAAAGGTAGATATTTCTCTTCCTAAGATTAAAGCTGGTGATTGGGACATTCTTTCCTCAAAAACAGATGTTGACATTTCAGTAGATAAACCAAAATTAGGAATGAAAATCCCCAAAGTGGTATCTGATGCAATAGCATTTAATGGCATAGCAGAACCAAAAGTTGTCATTACTTCTGTTAAAGTGCCTGATCTCGAGATAGTCACACCTAGAGTTGATGTTGATTTAACAATGCCAAAAGTGAAAGCTGAAGCTTCAGAATGTCTTATTAAAGAACCAGAGTGTAACTTGCAGCTGCCAAAGTTAAATCTACCTAAGCTTAGTGATGTAGCAAAAGATATGGCTGTTGAACTCGATGTACCAAAGATAACAGGTGATGTCTCTTTTTCACAACTTGCTGCTCATTTGAAGGGGCCCGAAATAGAGGGGATGGATGTGGTTGATGCAGGTGCAAAGATTAGCCTACCAAAAGCTTTGTTAGGATTTGGAAAATCCACAGAGGATCAGGTTTCTAAAGTAACTGGTGTTGAGTTAAAGGAAAAGACAGATTTAAAAGTCCATAAAGAAAGAGCAGATGCACAGGAAAAAGATGTCACAATCAAACTACCCTCTGTCCAACTACCATCTGTTGAAATCACTACACCTAAAATTCCTGATATTGATATTGGTGCAAATATACCAAAGGTTGGTATAGAAGTACCAAGTACAGAGGAAAGGACAACAGGGGCCCCTAGTGACAAAGATGTAAAAAAGTCCACAAAATTTTCCTTTCACAAACTTGGAATATCTGGACCCAAAATTAAAAAAGGTGTAGAGGTAGAGACCAAAGCATCGCATGTGGAAGGAGAAATAGAAATGCCATTAAAGGGACCAAAAGTTAAAATGCCCAAATTTGGAATAACTTTTCCAAAAGCAAAGCATGATTTAGACACAGACATTAGTAAATCAAGCAAAAAGAAAGCAGATGTCTCAGTTTGCCAAGATGATGACTCATCTGGAGGGAAGATAAAACTTCCATCAGTGAAACTTCCCTCTGTTGATATTTTAACTCCAAAAGTAGAAGTTGATATTGGAGTTTCAAAGGAGGATACTCCTCTTGTTACAGACAAACCAGCTTATATTAGTACTGACATCCCAGATATTAAGTTTAACCTTCCCAAATTTTCACTGCCCAAGTTTGGCAGCAAGATCAAAGGAGGTGAAATGGATTTTGCAATGGAAAGTTCTAAATCAGGAGAGAAGACGTCACCTGCTAAGGTTTCTAGAGGAGATGTTGATGGATCCAGCAGTGATAAAACAGGAAAAGAGCTAAAAATGAAGATGCCAGCAATCAAACTGCCTTCATTTGGAATATCAAAGAAAGGAACAGGTATTTCAGAAGCTAACTTAGAGGTGGCTCTTCCTGAATGTAAAATTCAAAAGTCAAAAGATCATGAGAAAGAATCAAAAGTGGAGACAGATGTTAAGGAAACAAATGGGAAAACAACTTTCATGAAAATGCCAACATTTAAAATGTCTCCTAAGATAAAAGAACCTGACGTCAGCCTTGGTATGAAAGGTTCAAAAGAGGATCTCCACCTACCTGATGTTCATGTGAAAGTTCCCCATATTGCATTGCCTTCCATTGGAATCAAAAGTGATAAATCAGTTGATGTTCCACTAATAAAGTCAGAGGCAAAAATAGCAGAATGGGTTCAAGAGAAAGAAATTCacttaacagaaaaaataaagatgcCTTCATTGGAGGTCTCAGCCCCCCAGGAAATTCAGTCATTGCAAATTTCAGTTCCATGTGTTAAAGCAGATGTTTGCACCTCTTTATCAGAGGTTGATCTTTTAGGTACAAAAGCACATGAAGGAGATATTAAATTACCTAAACTGACTACATTCAATGTTTCTGCCCCAAGTGTGGAGTTAGATATCAGTTTGCCAAAAACTTTAGAACACAAACCTGATCTTGCTCTTGAAAAGTCAGAAATGGGATTAAAAATTCCACAAGTTGAATTACCAAAGCTTGGGGAATATGGCAAAGATGGGTTTGGTGTCATAGAGACTGAAAGTGCTAAATATAAAACAAGTGAAACAGAGGGAAAGTTAAAGATCAAAATGCCTCATGTTGATATCTCTGTGCCCAAAATCAAACCAGATGAAGAAGACATACCATTCATAGAAGGAGAGATAAAAATGCATGGTTACGATTTTGAATCAAGGTCCAAAGAGGAAACATTCAGTCTACCCTCTGTAGAGTTGCCAAAAATGTCTACTCCTAAAATTCGAGCTCCGGAACTTGAACTTGATATTAGCCTAAGCAAGGAAGGCGACAGAGATGCTGAGATAAGCAGCCCCGAAGGCAGACCATCTGATCTAAAATtcaaaatgccaaaaataaaaTTGCCCAAATTTAGTGGTTCTACTGGTGTTGAAGAAAGTGCCAAAGTGGATGCTAAAACCTCAAAAACAGAGGAAAGTGCAGGTTCTGGGATTACAGGCTTCAAGCTTAAATTGCCTAAACTGCATGTGGGTTCTCTAAGAGCTAAAGAAGTGGATGAAGCATCCATGGAAATAGAAAGTGatgaaaaaataatcaaaaaacaagataaaaaggCTACAGATCATGAAGATTCAGAAGATAGTAGAGGGTTCAAAATCAAGATGCCTTCATTTGGTATATCTAAGGACAGCACAGATACTTGCACAGAACCCTTGCACTCAGCACCAGATGGAGCTGAATTAAAGTTTAAGATGCCTAAAGTCACTATTCCTGATGTTGGATTTTCAGGAAGTAAAGCTGGGGACAATGAAAAAACCTTGGAAAAGGAACATATTAAAACAGATGTTGATAAAGAAGTCAAAACAAAAGGCTCTAATTCAACCACTGTTGACAATTTAGAAATGGATTTAGGTCTGAAACTTCCAAAAGTAAAGATGCCATCTATTGGCATGTCAGTTCGAAAGGCAGATGATGACGTGAATATGTCACATGAAGGGGATAAAGAAGCAAAGAAACCTTTGTTTAAGGTACCAGACCTGGAAATCTCCACCTCAAAGATGAAAGCTCGTGCAGAATATGATGTGGATGGAACACTAGAGCacagtctttctaaggaaaaagAAATGGTTTCTAAGAAAAAACTTAGTAACAAAATCAGTGAAGATAGTAAAGATTTTGAGTCATCTGACGAggattctggaaaaaaatacaaagtaaaattGCCCAAATTTGCAATTAGTTTACCCAAAGCTGTTCACGGTGATGTTGAAATTTCAGCACCTAAATTAAAATCAGAGGGTAAAGAGTCTGAAGCATTTCTGAAAGGCAAAAGTTTAGAACATGATAATCAAACaggaaaaaaggtgaaaaaaggtTTTTTCTCAGTGGGAAAAAACAAAGAGAAACATTTTGCTCTCCTAATGCCCGATGTAGATGCATCATTAGAAAGAGAGGGTccagaaattaaaattaaaatgccaagaataaaaatgaagccTTCTTTTGGAATGTCACGAGGTAAGGGGAAGGAAGTTAATGGAGAGTTTGATAGTTCTGCAAAGGAAGATACTGACATTGATATTAGCCATGATGGCATGACAAAGTCTTCAAAGATAAAGTTTCCTAAGTTAGGATTTTCTAACAAAACAAACTCTGGTGACATTAACATTAATGGCCTGAATGGTGAAACTGACGTGTCAGCACCAAATGGAGCACAGGATGGTATGGTGAAAATTGGAAAAATAAAGTTACCAAAGGTTGAATTTTCCTCACCTCATAAGGTTAAGGAAACAGATGGTGAAATGAACCTAAAGTTGGTCAAAGCAGAAGAGCAAGATTCCAAAGAGGAGGGCAAAGAGAATACACTCACCACCAAATTTAAATCACCTAAAATCACTTTTTCTGGGTTTAAGAAGAAAGATAAAGGGGAGGAACAACTCAGTTCTCCAACAAGAACAGAGTTGACAACACTGGAAAATATTaaggaaggagaaggaaaaactGGGAGAGCTAAAATTTCGCTGGGTTTCCTCTCAGGCAGATCTAAAGGTGAATACACAGTGGATAATAGTGGAATAAAACAGGAAAAGGGGTCCATGGTGGAGGCCAAAGAAAAATCAGTCATGTACAACTTGCCTAAATTATCTCTGAGTTCCAAAGCAGGAACAGAGGGAGAAGTTAACACTGAAATTGTTGATGAAAATTCTCAAGAAGGTATAAAAATCTCCCTACCAAAGGTGGGCTTTACTACTCAAGATGAAGAACAGAGAGTAGAAGAAGAGTTGACTGGGGGCATTCTGCAAATAACAAAGATGAAGCAAGTTAAGACAGTGACAGAAAAAACTCTGGCTTTATGAACAAGAGTTAACAGCCCAGCTCAGGGCTTGATATAACAGTTTTACACTGACAAGACACCACCTAATTTCTGCTATAATGTCTTTTGTATTGTTTTCCAGCATTACCCAGTAGCAGGACTAAAAGCAAATCCAATTCTGTGCATGTATGTGTTTTAAAGAGTCTAATAAATTAAACATGTCTGTCAGCAAATATATCAGAATTAAAACGCAGAGCAAATGGTTTTGATGACAACAGTCTTTCTGGGTCAAATGCTATCCCTGACAATACAAATTCGATGTAAAATTAAATTGTAATAGATATATGTGCAAgagtatatatattttcatacacatacacacaatttCAGAGGAAACTATCTCTAATATGGAGTAAGGGATAACCCCAAAGCCTTGTTCGTCAACATACTGACATGGACTGTTTGGAACGCTTTGTCAATTTTCACAGAAACATCAGTTGCTTTACCCTGTTTGATAATGCTGTACCTCTTTGAAAGAATGGCACTCTAGAGACCAATCTGTCACTGCTAAGAAACAAGAATTACCGATGGGATCAGTCTCTAACCCTGATTGTGGCACCATCTTTAGCCTGCGCATATACATTACAGCAagcagaaaaccaaaaaaaaaggtTCTGTAGAATGATCCAACCTATGAACTGTTCATAAAGGCAAGGTTAAACAGTCGGGCAAAGGGTCTTGACCACATTTTGCCAGGATGTGTGCATTTGTACTGATCTTTTAGATATGGTTTGTTTATCTTACCTTTAAATAGCATATAGAATTATGTGCTGGGCCTCAGTTATAATGTGTTTCTAATTTTTATGTATGGAAGTGGTTAATTAATCAAAGTGCTTGTGTTTCCAATAGCTGGTAAACACTTTCTTGGAAACAAGAGTATTAAAGGACCTGCTCACCCAATATAAA from Xenopus tropicalis strain Nigerian chromosome 8, UCB_Xtro_10.0, whole genome shotgun sequence encodes:
- the prx gene encoding periaxin isoform X1, which codes for MPLWKGADEKTAKIHVSSKECETSPGKVREKFSHLKQRSPPAGQPHLSQEETEVIEQAAQKEKLHAELKKVLLLKGQKASVEQEPAKMETPIKITEEKLKASEMVEVIVETEAKAGMSGIVVSGGGKEGLIIRDVVKDSPAAKTLPLLEGDQLLSAHVFFENVRYEDALKILQCVEPYKVSFCLKRAVQSSDVTVSPTSGSVEVKGPKPKMPKMTVKSLTSLKKKKKKEPSQVKGYEEVSIEAHKGAEISVGSMDIPPVDVEFSFPKFSKLIKTKGAVETTTDIKSAEVSAKISTAEEKRLKIKFPRLRVKDAASGVKVTATKASTAVEEKEKETSKFGFSVPKIGKPKVDVVVPKTEVELSPPKLEMEGKMIKAPQVEIDIPLPSGKAETSDISATERVKMAILNTTATIPDIEINVPTSQVEVEARTGKLGTPQISNIAICLPSLEKESYVAIEGVSKAEIKLPSVEIATPKLDEFTLTKTEGKAKAEPSDSGKIFQIKIPHIGLPSKSPEDDLDTKKHDQKKPSEDKFKMPSMKCPEIGSIVSKGKVEGDISEKKPAMKLPSLDISAPKVDFDINIPKGKLDSEIHIGLDAAAPAIPDVTLKMPTITPSKTGMKVREAYTESPKLKTGKMQADIKTGTTESESSLEIPDVTLQMPKISIPFLGTKAETEPPHAEVKTGKIAGESPDIKLKGPKIKLPSFGISLSKEKSDISLPEKHISEKEFETETEGKPKIPLIKVPSVDISLPKVPDIHLVKHDVTLPTFKTDIKAPEIEVPEGGELQLKMPKISIPKFDLSAKVEKPLSSSPKVAKHDKKTDTKISEVDLAAKGDKMTFSKVDISLPKIKAGDWDILSSKTDVDISVDKPKLGMKIPKVVSDAIAFNGIAEPKVVITSVKVPDLEIVTPRVDVDLTMPKVKAEASECLIKEPECNLQLPKLNLPKLSDVAKDMAVELDVPKITGDVSFSQLAAHLKGPEIEGMDVVDAGAKISLPKALLGFGKSTEDQVSKVTGVELKEKTDLKVHKERADAQEKDVTIKLPSVQLPSVEITTPKIPDIDIGANIPKVGIEVPSTEERTTGAPSDKDVKKSTKFSFHKLGISGPKIKKGVEVETKASHVEGEIEMPLKGPKVKMPKFGITFPKAKHDLDTDISKSSKKKADVSVCQDDDSSGGKIKLPSVKLPSVDILTPKVEVDIGVSKEDTPLVTDKPAYISTDIPDIKFNLPKFSLPKFGSKIKGGEMDFAMESSKSGEKTSPAKVSRGDVDGSSSDKTGKELKMKMPAIKLPSFGISKKGTGISEANLEVALPECKIQKSKDHEKESKVETDVKETNGKTTFMKMPTFKMSPKIKEPDVSLGMKGSKEDLHLPDVHVKVPHIALPSIGIKSDKSVDVPLIKSEAKIAEWVQEKEIHLTEKIKMPSLEVSAPQEIQSLQISVPCVKADVCTSLSEVDLLGTKAHEGDIKLPKLTTFNVSAPSVELDISLPKTLEHKPDLALEKSEMGLKIPQVELPKLGEYGKDGFGVIETESAKYKTSETEGKLKIKMPHVDISVPKIKPDEEDIPFIEGEIKMHGYDFESRSKEETFSLPSVELPKMSTPKIRAPELELDISLSKEGDRDAEISSPEGRPSDLKFKMPKIKLPKFSGSTGVEESAKVDAKTSKTEESAGSGITGFKLKLPKLHVGSLRAKEVDEASMEIESDEKIIKKQDKKATDHEDSEDSRGFKIKMPSFGISKDSTDTCTEPLHSAPDGAELKFKMPKVTIPDVGFSGSKAGDNEKTLEKEHIKTDVDKEVKTKGSNSTTVDNLEMDLGLKLPKVKMPSIGMSVRKADDDVNMSHEGDKEAKKPLFKVPDLEISTSKMKARAEYDVDGTLEHSLSKEKEMVSKKKLSNKISEDSKDFESSDEDSGKKYKVKLPKFAISLPKAVHGDVEISAPKLKSEGKESEAFLKGKSLEHDNQTGKKVKKGFFSVGKNKEKHFALLMPDVDASLEREGPEIKIKMPRIKMKPSFGMSRGKGKEVNGEFDSSAKEDTDIDISHDGMTKSSKIKFPKLGFSNKTNSGDININGLNGETDVSAPNGAQDGMVKIGKIKLPKVEFSSPHKVKETDGEMNLKLVKAEEQDSKEEGKENTLTTKFKSPKITFSGFKKKDKGEEQLSSPTRTELTTLENIKEGEGKTGRAKISLGFLSGRSKGEYTVDNSGIKQEKGSMVEAKEKSVMYNLPKLSLSSKAGTEGEVNTEIVDENSQEGIKISLPKVGFTTQDEEQRVEEELTGGILQITKMKQVKTVTEKTLAL
- the prx gene encoding periaxin (The RefSeq protein has 3 substitutions compared to this genomic sequence), producing METPIKITEEKLKASEMVEVIVETEAKAGMSGIVVSGGGKEGLIIRDVVKDSPAAKTLPLLEGDQLLSAHVFFENVRYEDALKILQCVEPYKVSFCLKRAVQSSDVTVSPTSGSVEVKGPKPKMPKMTVKSLTSLKKKKKKEPSQVKGYEEVSIEAHKGAEISVGSMDIPPVDVEFSFPKFSKLIKTKGAVETTTDIKSAEVSAKISTAEEKRLKIKFPRLRVKDAASGVKVTATKASTAVEEKEKETSKFGFSVPKIGKPKVDVVVPKTEVELSPPKLEMEGKMIKAPQVEIDIPLPSGKAETSDISATERVKMAILNTTATIPDIEINVPTSQVEVEARTGKLGTPQISNIAICLPSLEKESYVAIEGVSKAEIKLPSVEIATPKLDEFTLTKTEGKAKAEPSDSGKIFQIKIPHIGLPSKSPEDDLDTKKHDQKKPSEDKFKMPSMKCPEIGSIVSKGKVEGDISEKKPAMKLPSLDISAPKVDFDINIPKGKLDSEIHIGLDAAAPAIPDVTLKMPTITPSKTGMKVREAYTESPKLKTGKMQADIKTGTTESESSLEIPDVTLQMPKISIPFLGTKAETEPPHAEVKTGKIAGESPDIKLKGPKIKLPSFGISLSKEKSDISLPEKHISEKEFETETEGKPKIPLIKVPSVDISLPKVPDIHLVKHDVTLPTFKTDIKAPEIEVPEGGELQLKMPKISIPKFDLSAKVEKPLSSSPKVAKHDKKTDTKISEVDLAAKGDKMTFSKVDISLPKIKAGDWDILSSKTDVDISVDKPKLGMKIPKVVSDAIAFNGIAEPKVVITSVKVPDLEIVTPRVDVDLTMPKVKAEASECLIKEPECNLQLPKLNLPKLSDVAKDMAVELDVPKITGDVSFSQLAAHLKGPEIEGMDVVDAGAKISLPKALLGFGKSTEDQVSKVTGVELKEKTDLKVHKERADAQEKDVTIKLPSVQLPSVEITTPKIPDIDIGANIPKVGIEVPSTEERTTGAPSDKDVKKSTKFSFHKLGISGPKIKKGVEVETKASHVEGEIEMPLKGPKVKMPKFGITFPKAKHDLDTDISKSSKKKADVSVCQDDDSSGGKIKLPSVKLPSVDILTPKVEVDIGVSKEDTPLVTDKPAYISTDIPDIKFNLPKFSLPKFGSKIKGGEMDFAMESSKSGEKTSPAKVSRGDVDGSSSDKTGKELKMKMPAIKLPSFGISKKGTGISEANLEVALPECKIQKSKDHEKESKVETDVKETNGKTTFMKMPTFKMSPKIKEPDVSLGMKGSKEDLHLPDVHVKVPHIALPSIGIKSDKSVDVPLIKSEAKIAEWVQEKEIHLTEKIKMPSLEVSAPQEIQSLQISVPCVKADVCTSLSEVDLLGTKAHEGDIKLSKLTTFNVSAPSVELDISLPKTLEHKPDLALEKSEMGLKIPQVELPKLGEYGKDGFGVIETESAKYKTSETEGKLKIKMPHVDISVPKIKPDEEDIPFIEGEIKMHGYDFESRSKEETFSLPSVELPKMSTPKIRAPELELDISLSKEGDRDAEISSPEGRPSDLKFKMPKIKLPKFSGSTGVEESAKVDAKTSKTEESAGSGITGFKLKLPKLHVGSLRSKEVDEASMEIESDEKIIKKQDKKATDHEDSEDSRGFKIKMPSFGISKDSTDTCTEPLHSAPDGAELKFKMPKVTIPDVGFSGSKAGDNEKTLEKEHIKTDVDKEVKTKGSNSTTVDNLEMDLGLKLPKVKMPSIGMSVRKADDDVNMSHEGDKEAKKPLFKVPDLEISTSKMKAHAEYDVDGTLEHSLSKEKEMVSKKKLSNKISEDSKDFESSDEDSGKKYKVKLPKFAISLPKAVHGDVEISAPKLKSEGKESEAFLKGKSLEHDNQTGKKVKKGFFSVGKNKEKHFALLMPDVDASLEREGPEIKIKMPRIKMKPSFGMSRGKGKEVNGEFDSSAKEDTDIDISHDGMTKSSKIKFPKLGFSNKTNSGDININGLNGETDVSAPNGAQDGMVKIGKIKLPKVEFSSPHKVKETDGEMNLKLVKAEEQDSKEEGKENTLTTKFKSPKITFSGFKKKDKGEEQLSSPTRTELTTLENIKEGEGKTGRAKISLGFLSGRSKGEYTVDNSGIKQEKGSMVEAKEKSVMYNLPKLSLSSKAGTEGEVNTEIVDENSQEGIKISLPKVGFTTQDEEQRVEEELTGGILQITKMKQVKTVTEKTLAL